A genomic segment from Nicotiana sylvestris chromosome 1, ASM39365v2, whole genome shotgun sequence encodes:
- the LOC104227665 gene encoding rapid alkalinization factor: protein MGVPSGLVLCVLIGAFFITMAAAGDSGAYDWVMPARSGGGCNGSIGDCMAEEEEFELDSESNRRILATKKYISYGALQKNSVPCSRRGASYYNCKPGAQANPYSRGCSAITRCRS, encoded by the coding sequence ATGGGAGTTCCTTCAGGTTTAGTTCTTTGTGTTCTGATCGGAGCTTTTTTCATTACAATGGCGGCTGCCGGAGATAGTGGGGCCTACGATTGGGTGATGCCGGCGAGATCTGGTGGGGGATGCAACGGGAGTATTGGAGATTGCATGGCTGAAGAAGAGGAGTTTGAGCTGGACAGTGAGTCAAACAGGCGCATTTTAGCCACCAAAAAGTACATCAGCTATGGTGCGCTGCAGAAGAACAGTGTACCTTGTTCTCGCCGTGGAGCCTCGTATTACAACTGCAAACCTGGTGCTCAGGCTAATCCTTACTCTCGTGGTTGCAGTGCTATCACTCGTTGCAGGAGTTAA